Genomic DNA from Hymenobacter jejuensis:
GGTGCCGTGGTAGGGCAGCACATCGGCGAAGGCAAACAAACTTTCCAGCTCCGGCACATGGGCTCGCACCTCGGGCAACGCGGTGATGGCGTAACCCACCACGCGGGTGCCGTCGAGGGCGATTACGGAGGGGCCGGCTTGGTGCATGCGTTGCATCTGCTCGAAAGTGTATTCCAGTGTAACAAATCCCTCTTGCGCCCGCACTTCCGGGGCCAGTACCCGCGGCAGGTTTTGCTGTTGCAGCGCCAGAATGCCCCGCAGGTCATCGTCGGAGGAAGCAAGGGTCACGGAGAGCATCGGGCGGGTAGCTAGGAGTGGAAGGAAATCGGCGTACGAAAAGTAAGACCTCAGCAGGAAAGGACCGCAATACCAGCCGATTCCAGTGGGTTCGTCCCATTTTTCCAGCCTTTCGTCACATAGAGTTTTGGCTCTCGCGGAGGCCGCCTAACCTTGCTTTCGATAAGCCCTTGCAAGGAGCCCCATTGTTCCACTAGTTTGCCGGTAACGCCTTCAGCGGATGCGGCCGCGCTTAACCAATTGCCTCTGTATGAACGAGAACGAGTTTGAATCGACAACTCTTCCATCGCCCCACCAAACCTTGCTTCGCGACGCCCTGATTGGAGGGGCAGCGTGGATGGGCTGTATGTTGCTGCTGTTGCTGTCCGAAGCGGAACGAGAACTGCTGTTGTTCTGGACCTTACTGCTGCCTTCCGGGCTGCTCTTTTACGGCTTTGCGGTTAATACACTGATACCTAACTGCTTGCGTAAATCGCATCCGCTGCGCAGCTACTTGCTAAGAAGCGTAGGGGTGTTGCTCGTGCTGCTTATACCGGTGTGGGTGGCGGGGCTGCTTCTGTCGCGTAGCGAAGACGAAGCCGCGGAGTTTGGCTTCTTGGTTACCATCTGTCACCTGCTGGTAACGGTGCCGCTCGCTTGGGTGATTTCTCAGCGCCGCCGGCGCGCACACGCCGAGCTCTACGGACTGAAAACCGAGCTGGGCCAGTCGACGGCCACGCTGGATTTTCTGCGCTCCCAGATCAACCCGCACTTCTTGTTCAACGCCCTGAATACGCTCTACGGTACGGCATTGCAAGAAAATAGCGAGCGCACGGCGCACGGCATTCAGTTGCTGGGCGACATGATGCGCTTCATGCTCCACGAAAACCACCAGCCCAAAATTCTGCTTTCCCGCGAAATCGAGTACCTGCGCAACTACATTGAGTTGCAGTCGCTGCGGACGGCAACTTCGTCCACTGTGGCCATCCAAACCACTATTGACGAGGTTGTAGACGAGCAATTCATCGCGCCAATGCTGCTGATTCCGTTTGTGGAAAATGCCTTTAAGCACGGCATCAGCCTGCAAGAGCCCTCCTGGATTCGGATTACGCTGCATTGCACGCAGAACGCGCTCTATTTTGATGTGTACAACAGCACCCACACCAAGCGGGAACAGGGCGTTGAAAAGGAGAACGCCGGCATCGGGCTCGACAACGTGAGGCAGCGGCTGGCTCTGCTGTATCCGGAGCGGCATGAGTTGGTTATCCGGGAAACCGTAGAGGAGTATTTCGTGCACCTGACGTTGCAGTTGTAAGGCCGCGCACTTGCCGGTAAATTCGTAGAAAACCAGACCTTCGGTCGGCCACTTAGCAGAACAAAATCCCCATGACGGCCCTTGCCCTAGATGATGAACCCATGGCGCTGGAAGTGGTGCGCGCCCTGGCGGCGAAAGTGCCCTTTGTGGAGCTGAAAGCCTGCTTTACCAATGCCTTCGACGCCTTGGCGTATCTGCAACAAGAGCCGGTTGACCTGCTTTTTCTGGACATCAACATGCCCGACCTCTCGGGGCTGGAGTTT
This window encodes:
- a CDS encoding GNAT family N-acetyltransferase, yielding MLSVTLASSDDDLRGILALQQQNLPRVLAPEVRAQEGFVTLEYTFEQMQRMHQAGPSVIALDGTRVVGYAITALPEVRAHVPELESLFAFADVLPYHGTPLKQRAYYLMGQVCIAQGYRGQGLFDRLYQHHRAVYGGRYDFLLTDISLRNPRSLRAHQRLGFQTVGQMQTPATDEHWAVVLWDWQNPAPAYPQTERAS
- a CDS encoding sensor histidine kinase, with amino-acid sequence MNENEFESTTLPSPHQTLLRDALIGGAAWMGCMLLLLLSEAERELLLFWTLLLPSGLLFYGFAVNTLIPNCLRKSHPLRSYLLRSVGVLLVLLIPVWVAGLLLSRSEDEAAEFGFLVTICHLLVTVPLAWVISQRRRRAHAELYGLKTELGQSTATLDFLRSQINPHFLFNALNTLYGTALQENSERTAHGIQLLGDMMRFMLHENHQPKILLSREIEYLRNYIELQSLRTATSSTVAIQTTIDEVVDEQFIAPMLLIPFVENAFKHGISLQEPSWIRITLHCTQNALYFDVYNSTHTKREQGVEKENAGIGLDNVRQRLALLYPERHELVIRETVEEYFVHLTLQL